The genomic segment AAAAAGCCTTGAATAATCAATCAAAACTAAAAGATATTCAAAATATTAATAACACTTTATTTGCGGGTAGTTATTTTGGTTACGGATTTCATGAAGATGGCATAAAATCTTCAATAGAAATGCTCAAAACCATTAATGATTAATTCAGCTATTTATAACGGCAAAGTAATACACAAGCGTTTTAAACCTAAAGTCCATTCATTTAAATATAGTGTTTTTTCATTATTAATAGATCTATCTGAACTAGAAACTCTAGATAAAGAGATCAGTTTTTTTTCATTAAATAAATTTAATTTAATAAGTTTTTTTGAAAAAGATCATGGAGATAGAGATGGTTCACCTTTGATAGGCTGGGTAACTAAACAATTACAGAACTATGAAATTAATACTGACAATATAAAGATTAAACTTTTGTGTTATCCAAGAATTTTTGGATATGTTTTTAATCCACTGAGTGTTTTTTATATCTATGATGAAAATGAAAATATCATTGCAATTTTATATGAAGTTAAAAATACATTTGGTGAACAACACACCTATGTATTTAAAGTCAAAGATGATCAAAAACTTCTACAACATAATTGTAGTAAAAAATTTCATGTCTCACCTTTTATTGAAATGAATTGTAGTTATTTTTTTAGGTTATTAAAACCAGGTGAAAAGATTTCAGTAGTTATTGATCAATATCAAGACCAAGATAAAATTCTTTATGCATCTCAAGATGGTACAAGAATAGATTTTAATTCTAAAGAACTATTAAAATCGTACTTAAAACATCCCATTATGACATTTAAGATAATTATAGCGATACATTATGAAGCCTTTAATTTGTGGATAAAAGGAATTAAATTTATCAAAAAAAAAATAAAAATAAGAAACAATATAACGATAGAAAATTAATGATCTTAAATAATATTTCAGACAGAATTGTTTTTTCATTATTAAAAAATATAGATTATGGTCATTTGGAAATTAAAACAGCTAAAAATAATTTGTTAAATTTTGGTGACACTCAATCAAAATTAAAAGCTGATATGACAATTAAAAATCCAGCATTTAATTATAATTTAATAAAAGGTGGAAGTATTGCATTTGCTGAATGTTATATGCGTGATGAATTTGAAACATCTAATCTTTCTAATTTAATTGAGTTAACAGCAAGAAATATTAAAACAGTTCACAAATTTTCAGGTGTTTTTGATTTTCCATTATTTAATTATATTAAGAACAAGTTTGTTAAAAATACAAAAAGTCGAAGTAAAGAAAATATCGCTAAACATTATGATCTTGGAAATGAGTTCTTTTCTTTATGGTTAGATAAAACTCTTACTTATTCGAGTGCTATCTTTGATGAACAAAATAAAGATTTATCCTCTGCACAAAATAATAAATATCAAAAATTAATAGATTTAATGAGACCCAATCATGGAGATAAGGTTTTAGAAATTGGTTGTGGTTGGGGTGGTTTTGCAGAATATTTAGGTAAAAATTATGATGTTAAATTAGACTGCATCACTATCTCAAAAAAGCAATTTGAATATGCAAAAGAGAGAATTCAAAAATGTGGTTTAAATGAAAAAGTTAATATTGAGATTAAAGATTATAGAGACCTTAAAGGAAAATATAATTCAGTTGCATCAATTGAAATGATTGAGGCTGTTGGACAAAATTATCTTCAAAGCTATTTTAATACTATAAAACAGAATTTATCAGATGGTGGTAAAGCCGCTATTCAGGCAATCACAATTGATGATAGCATCTACGAAAGGTATAAAAATAAACAAGATTTCATTCAAAAGTATATTTTTCCAGGTGGATTTTTACCTTCCAAAAACAGTTTAGAAAAATACGCTTCTGATAATGGTTTATTTTTTAATGGTTATAACTCTTATGCTGAGGATTATTCTAACACTCTTGCTATCTGGAGAGATAAATTTAATGAAAAGTGGGAACAAATAAAAGAACAAGGATTTGATAATACTTTTAAAAGAATGTGGGAATTTTATCTCTCGTATTGTGAGGCTGGTTTTAAATCCAGGAATATAGATTTGATTCAATTCTCATTACAAAATAAATAAAAGGAACAATAATGATTATAAAAACAATGAGATCTATTTTATTGATAATATTAGCATTCTTAATTACAAGCTGTTCAAACAATAGTGCTATGAAACCAGAAGATTTTAAAAATAAAGAGCCAAGATTAATTATTGAAGAGTATTTATCAGGTAACGTAAAAGCTTGGGGAGTTTTACAGAACAGATCTGGTAAAGTAACTCGTCAGTTTTCAGCTGATTTAGATGGAACTTGGGACGGCAAACAATTAATTTTAAAAGAAAAATTTAATTGGGATGATGGTGAAGTACAAAATCGTGAATGGACTATAAACAAAATAGATGAAAACAACTATGAGGGAACTGCGGGAGATGTTGTTGGAAAAGCAATTGGTTACTCATATGGTCCTGCTTTTAAATTTGAATATGTTTTATTAGTACCAGTTAAAGGTAAAGAGTTGAAAATTACTTTTGATGACTGGATTTTTAAACAAGATGAAAGAGTTGCAATTAATAGAGCAACCATGACTAAGTTTGGGTTTAAAGTTGCAGAGCTGACTGTTGTTTTTGTAAAAGATTAATTATTTCTTTTGATGTTTGGTCATTTGACCCACTAAACTAAAATAAAGTTTACTTGGCAAGAAACTTAAAATTTTCAATATAACAGTTAATGATTTTGGAAAATGTATTTCAAAAACATTTTTGTTAATTAAGCCATCATAAATTTTATCTGCAGCATAATCAGTAGTTTTAATAAACGGCATTTTAAAATCATTTTTATCAGTCATTGGAGTTTTAATAAATCCTGGAGAGACTAAGCAAACACGAACACCAAATCTTTTAAAATCAAAATACAAACTTTCAGCTAAATTATTTAACGCTGATTTTGAAGGACCATAGCCAGTAGAATTAGG from the Candidatus Pelagibacter sp. HIMB1321 genome contains:
- a CDS encoding SAM-dependent methyltransferase, with the protein product MILNNISDRIVFSLLKNIDYGHLEIKTAKNNLLNFGDTQSKLKADMTIKNPAFNYNLIKGGSIAFAECYMRDEFETSNLSNLIELTARNIKTVHKFSGVFDFPLFNYIKNKFVKNTKSRSKENIAKHYDLGNEFFSLWLDKTLTYSSAIFDEQNKDLSSAQNNKYQKLIDLMRPNHGDKVLEIGCGWGGFAEYLGKNYDVKLDCITISKKQFEYAKERIQKCGLNEKVNIEIKDYRDLKGKYNSVASIEMIEAVGQNYLQSYFNTIKQNLSDGGKAAIQAITIDDSIYERYKNKQDFIQKYIFPGGFLPSKNSLEKYASDNGLFFNGYNSYAEDYSNTLAIWRDKFNEKWEQIKEQGFDNTFKRMWEFYLSYCEAGFKSRNIDLIQFSLQNK
- a CDS encoding DUF3833 domain-containing protein — protein: MIIKTMRSILLIILAFLITSCSNNSAMKPEDFKNKEPRLIIEEYLSGNVKAWGVLQNRSGKVTRQFSADLDGTWDGKQLILKEKFNWDDGEVQNREWTINKIDENNYEGTAGDVVGKAIGYSYGPAFKFEYVLLVPVKGKELKITFDDWIFKQDERVAINRATMTKFGFKVAELTVVFVKD
- a CDS encoding DUF1365 domain-containing protein, giving the protein MINSAIYNGKVIHKRFKPKVHSFKYSVFSLLIDLSELETLDKEISFFSLNKFNLISFFEKDHGDRDGSPLIGWVTKQLQNYEINTDNIKIKLLCYPRIFGYVFNPLSVFYIYDENENIIAILYEVKNTFGEQHTYVFKVKDDQKLLQHNCSKKFHVSPFIEMNCSYFFRLLKPGEKISVVIDQYQDQDKILYASQDGTRIDFNSKELLKSYLKHPIMTFKIIIAIHYEAFNLWIKGIKFIKKKIKIRNNITIEN